One genomic segment of Mesoterricola silvestris includes these proteins:
- a CDS encoding TetR/AcrR family transcriptional regulator: MPTRPPANPVKARDAAATRKRILAAVGTLLSREGFGALGVNAVAREAGVDKVLIYRYFGGIDQLTEAWASEMDFWPSVEEIVGDSPEPEPAALAAGMLIRHLQALRKRPLTLEVMAWEAVERHPLTRVLDRVREARSGQLMEALPEHLRGRGGDLPAVSALLGAGLQHLLLRARTVERYNGVPLGSPEGWERIEAAVHALCEGLLGRTESRR, translated from the coding sequence ATGCCGACCCGCCCCCCCGCCAACCCCGTTAAAGCCCGAGACGCCGCGGCGACGCGCAAGCGGATCCTCGCCGCGGTGGGCACTCTCCTCAGCCGGGAGGGATTCGGGGCCCTGGGGGTGAACGCGGTAGCGCGGGAGGCTGGGGTCGACAAGGTCCTGATCTACCGGTATTTCGGGGGAATCGACCAGCTGACGGAGGCCTGGGCGAGCGAGATGGACTTCTGGCCCTCCGTGGAGGAGATCGTCGGGGATTCACCCGAACCGGAACCGGCGGCCTTGGCGGCCGGGATGCTGATCCGGCATCTCCAGGCCCTTCGAAAGCGGCCCCTCACGCTGGAGGTGATGGCGTGGGAGGCGGTGGAACGGCATCCGCTGACCCGGGTGCTGGACCGGGTCCGGGAGGCCCGGTCCGGGCAACTGATGGAGGCCCTTCCGGAGCACCTGCGGGGCAGGGGCGGGGATCTTCCGGCCGTCTCGGCCCTGCTCGGGGCGGGGTTGCAGCACCTGCTGCTGCGCGCCCGGACGGTGGAGCGATACAACGGCGTGCCCCTTGGGTCCCCGGAAGGCTGGGAGCGGATCGAAGCGGCCGTTCATGCGTTGTGCGAGGGCCTTCTGGGCCGGACGGAATCCCGCCGATAG
- a CDS encoding UvrD-helicase domain-containing protein, with amino-acid sequence MAFRLALPQIQLVDFDPEGVLLIRGQAGSGKTTVLLERAQALLRTYPRATVLVLAFNEALSSRARRTLGAAVAEGRLEVRTLHDWAKTLARHEGVQFPPGFWADSTTRERFLGNILKRPSMNIQGTRLEAWTVSQWSDEVEWLIGQDIQSLEDYLDTPRRGRGRSGGPGREDRAKVWAVFEQYRKELSAKGKHDLHDILGLIRKASEQSQKPQPQKASFDFVLVDEVQDLDLAWLKAVASIARVGTTFSGDFAQRIYRRHFTWKAAGIELPPARSRFLAGTHRNPRAIVALAQKVLGEADPSADTGFESPSPDAMLDDGQDHVYFIQHPQVREARKRALLHAVDCWKGGRDVVIAVPFRRIADESIKVLGELGTKAGFLQRRDLADRDGAVLPLTTFHQMKGLECEDLVLLGMEDDLFPGWFLSDLQGAELEDKQAELRNLLYMIVTRPRRSLTLSMGGKVCRFL; translated from the coding sequence ATGGCGTTTCGATTGGCGTTGCCGCAGATCCAGCTTGTGGATTTCGACCCCGAGGGCGTACTGCTCATCCGTGGCCAGGCGGGAAGCGGGAAGACCACGGTCCTGCTGGAACGGGCCCAGGCGCTGCTGAGGACCTACCCGAGGGCCACCGTGCTGGTGCTTGCCTTCAACGAAGCGCTCTCGTCGCGGGCCAGGCGTACCCTTGGCGCGGCCGTCGCGGAGGGGCGACTGGAAGTCCGGACGCTCCACGACTGGGCGAAAACCTTGGCACGCCATGAAGGCGTTCAGTTCCCACCGGGCTTCTGGGCGGATTCCACGACCCGCGAACGCTTCCTGGGCAACATCCTTAAGCGCCCATCCATGAACATCCAAGGAACACGGCTGGAGGCCTGGACGGTTTCCCAATGGAGTGATGAGGTGGAGTGGCTGATCGGCCAGGATATCCAGTCTCTTGAGGACTATCTGGATACGCCTCGCCGAGGGCGTGGCCGATCGGGGGGCCCAGGGCGGGAGGACCGGGCCAAGGTCTGGGCCGTTTTCGAGCAGTACCGGAAAGAACTTTCGGCCAAAGGCAAGCACGACCTCCACGACATTCTTGGCCTGATCCGCAAGGCCAGTGAACAAAGCCAGAAGCCTCAACCGCAGAAGGCTTCCTTCGATTTCGTGCTTGTGGACGAGGTCCAGGACCTCGACCTGGCGTGGCTGAAGGCCGTGGCCTCCATCGCAAGGGTCGGCACGACCTTCTCGGGCGATTTCGCCCAACGCATCTATCGCCGCCATTTCACCTGGAAGGCCGCGGGAATCGAGCTCCCCCCGGCGCGCTCCCGATTCCTGGCGGGCACCCATCGCAACCCCAGGGCCATTGTGGCGCTCGCGCAAAAGGTTCTCGGCGAAGCGGATCCCTCCGCGGATACGGGGTTCGAGTCCCCAAGCCCCGACGCCATGCTGGACGACGGGCAGGATCACGTTTATTTCATCCAGCATCCCCAGGTGCGGGAGGCGCGCAAACGAGCCCTTCTGCACGCAGTCGATTGCTGGAAGGGGGGAAGGGACGTGGTCATCGCCGTCCCCTTCAGGCGGATCGCCGATGAATCCATCAAGGTTCTCGGGGAGCTCGGCACAAAAGCCGGATTCCTCCAACGAAGGGACCTGGCTGATCGGGATGGTGCGGTTCTGCCGCTCACCACCTTCCACCAGATGAAGGGCCTGGAATGCGAGGACCTCGTGCTCCTGGGCATGGAGGACGACTTGTTCCCAGGGTGGTTCCTCTCTGACCTGCAAGGTGCCGAACTCGAGGACAAACAGGCAGAACTCCGGAACCTGCTCTACATGATCGTGACCCGGCCACGCCGTTCCCTGACGCTTTCCATGGGCGGGAAGGTGTGCCGGTTCCTGTAA
- a CDS encoding AAA family ATPase gives MPLQNATSLQKDLFAGARRCALAHGRKAVGIEDVLASFAGLARDPRLAPVTREGLGLPPEAVVWPEDLVRRWRTAVDRVRSAEAPMPYEPALQPPLDHALRARGFDLGALLAGIAKLDAPSARELRRLNPRQEGDGTPETLARRLRRAGEAGEDLRTYLEARLFGQDHAIETLVKAYVSSQIRPQSAGPRAIFTLMGPQGTGKTLAARCLAEHLGQTGDRCGEPLILDMATHTGHQAQEKLWGFSKSYTDARPGILTGFVKANPEGVVVFDEIEKASSATLQALLGVLDRGKGRDDYDEEEVDFSRAILFFTTNLGRTRLASARGALDRETLLDILGSEVGLPPGQSGAPVPLLSPELVSRLAKGAVLAMEPLTQDGFLAVFRKAFSQSLEAAKLPIPHLPGDAALLFLLRHAQGLDGRKAQAVGVDLADRVIQDLVRATEERPGTELADIRFQVSPEAAHWLRRKADAVAVNLLVVGEDLDAKRLLGGPGITWRSVASLAEAATALETLRPDGVAFLGTAQDGQDLPFKGPRIALAEAVPGRDPRAEAASFLNQVRRGRLVKEQVRSHQSLSFVLESKVLRTEGLPHTLELRLSSPKETRFLRHGVADSPIRMMERPEQGFEAIIGHGQAKARLSKLAERLGAAGFQPMPAKGYLLAGPPGTGKTSLARAFAAKAGVPFFALGPADLASPMKDEGARRIREVFALAAEYAPSVVFIDELDGIAPNRSQAGHSMEGRQILTTLLTCMDGIRPNERPVFVLGATNRPDLLDEALLRPGRLDAVLALDLPGAADREALLRARLQRIPDQVPLDLEALAKRSLGLSQAALDGLVREALQAAAWEGRSTLTLRDLQRALETARLGDRSESAPHTEAVKRLVAAHEAGHAIVRAALLPDSPVTRIDIVPRVSGAGGVTESLPQEGSCALRSRSRLRAELAALMGGRAGELMLVESEDLVTDGCQGDLAQATRMTRRAVLEGGMDPEVGLVNVTLAAREGWDDRITARVAAWIEEGHSRALEVLSANRKAWEGLVELLLDKESLEGEDLGTLLKDVGPCRCVSTK, from the coding sequence ATGCCCCTTCAGAATGCGACCTCGCTGCAGAAGGACCTCTTCGCCGGGGCCCGGCGCTGCGCGCTGGCCCATGGCCGGAAGGCCGTCGGCATCGAGGACGTCCTCGCGTCCTTCGCCGGCCTTGCCAGGGACCCCCGCCTCGCTCCCGTGACCCGCGAGGGCCTGGGCCTCCCCCCGGAGGCGGTGGTCTGGCCGGAGGACCTGGTCCGGCGCTGGCGCACCGCCGTGGACCGGGTCCGCTCCGCCGAAGCCCCCATGCCCTACGAACCCGCCCTGCAGCCTCCCCTGGACCACGCCCTCCGGGCCCGCGGTTTTGATCTCGGGGCCCTGCTCGCCGGGATCGCGAAGCTGGACGCCCCCTCCGCCCGCGAACTGCGGCGCCTGAATCCGCGGCAGGAAGGGGACGGCACGCCGGAAACCCTGGCCCGGCGCCTGCGCCGGGCGGGTGAAGCCGGCGAGGACCTCCGGACCTACCTCGAGGCCCGGCTGTTCGGGCAGGACCACGCCATCGAGACCCTGGTGAAGGCCTACGTCAGTTCCCAGATCAGGCCCCAGAGCGCGGGCCCGCGCGCCATCTTCACGCTCATGGGCCCCCAGGGCACCGGGAAGACCCTGGCCGCCAGGTGCCTCGCGGAGCACCTGGGCCAGACGGGAGACCGCTGTGGCGAACCCCTGATCCTGGACATGGCCACGCACACCGGCCACCAGGCCCAGGAAAAGCTCTGGGGCTTCAGCAAGTCCTACACCGATGCCCGTCCGGGCATCCTCACCGGTTTCGTGAAGGCCAACCCCGAGGGCGTCGTCGTCTTCGACGAGATCGAAAAGGCCTCCTCCGCGACCCTCCAGGCCCTCCTGGGCGTCCTGGACCGCGGCAAGGGCCGGGACGACTACGACGAGGAGGAGGTGGACTTCTCCCGTGCCATCCTCTTCTTCACCACGAACCTTGGCCGGACGCGCCTGGCTTCCGCCCGCGGGGCCCTGGACCGGGAAACCCTTCTGGACATCCTGGGGTCAGAAGTCGGGCTTCCCCCGGGACAGTCCGGCGCCCCCGTCCCGCTCCTCTCCCCCGAGCTGGTGTCCCGGCTCGCCAAGGGCGCGGTCCTGGCCATGGAACCCCTGACCCAGGACGGCTTCCTGGCGGTGTTCCGCAAGGCCTTCAGCCAGTCCCTGGAGGCCGCGAAGCTCCCCATCCCCCACCTGCCCGGGGACGCCGCCCTGCTCTTCCTGCTGCGGCACGCCCAGGGCCTGGACGGCCGCAAGGCGCAGGCTGTCGGCGTGGACCTGGCCGACCGCGTCATCCAGGACCTCGTGCGGGCCACGGAAGAACGCCCCGGGACGGAGCTCGCGGACATCCGGTTCCAGGTCTCCCCCGAAGCGGCCCACTGGCTCCGGCGCAAGGCGGACGCGGTCGCCGTGAACCTCCTGGTCGTCGGCGAGGACCTTGACGCCAAGCGCTTACTTGGCGGGCCCGGGATCACCTGGCGGTCCGTGGCGTCCCTCGCCGAGGCCGCGACCGCCCTGGAAACCCTGCGGCCGGATGGAGTGGCCTTCCTGGGGACGGCGCAGGATGGGCAGGATCTCCCCTTCAAGGGGCCCCGGATCGCCCTGGCGGAGGCGGTCCCCGGCCGGGACCCGCGCGCCGAGGCGGCGTCCTTCCTGAACCAGGTGCGCCGCGGACGGCTCGTGAAGGAGCAGGTCCGCTCCCATCAGTCGCTCTCCTTCGTCCTGGAGTCGAAGGTCCTGAGGACGGAAGGCCTGCCGCACACCCTGGAACTGCGGCTGTCGAGCCCGAAGGAGACCCGCTTCCTCCGCCACGGGGTCGCGGACAGCCCCATCCGCATGATGGAACGCCCTGAACAGGGCTTCGAAGCCATCATCGGGCACGGCCAAGCCAAGGCCCGGTTGTCGAAGCTCGCGGAGCGCCTGGGCGCCGCGGGGTTCCAGCCGATGCCGGCCAAGGGCTACCTCCTCGCGGGCCCTCCCGGCACCGGCAAGACCAGCCTCGCCCGTGCCTTCGCTGCGAAGGCCGGCGTGCCCTTCTTCGCCCTGGGCCCCGCCGACCTCGCGAGCCCCATGAAGGACGAAGGCGCCCGCCGGATCCGCGAGGTCTTCGCACTGGCGGCGGAGTACGCGCCTTCCGTGGTCTTCATCGACGAGCTGGACGGCATCGCGCCGAACCGGAGCCAGGCCGGCCATTCCATGGAAGGGCGGCAGATCCTGACGACCCTCCTCACCTGCATGGATGGGATCCGCCCCAACGAAAGGCCCGTGTTCGTCCTGGGCGCGACCAACAGGCCGGATCTCCTGGACGAAGCCCTCCTCCGGCCGGGGCGCCTGGATGCGGTCCTGGCCCTGGACCTGCCCGGCGCCGCCGATCGGGAAGCCCTCCTCCGGGCCCGCCTCCAGCGGATTCCGGACCAGGTGCCGCTGGACCTTGAAGCCCTGGCGAAGCGGAGTCTCGGACTCAGCCAGGCCGCCCTGGACGGCCTGGTCCGGGAAGCGCTCCAGGCCGCCGCCTGGGAGGGCCGCTCCACCCTCACCCTGCGGGACCTCCAGCGGGCCCTGGAGACGGCACGCCTGGGCGACCGGTCCGAAAGCGCCCCGCACACCGAAGCCGTGAAGCGCCTGGTCGCCGCCCACGAGGCCGGCCACGCCATCGTCAGGGCGGCCCTCCTACCTGATTCCCCCGTGACCCGCATCGATATCGTCCCCCGCGTGAGCGGAGCCGGCGGAGTTACCGAAAGCCTGCCGCAGGAAGGTTCCTGCGCCCTTCGAAGCCGCTCGAGGCTGCGTGCCGAACTGGCCGCCCTCATGGGCGGACGAGCTGGCGAGCTGATGCTGGTGGAGAGCGAGGACCTGGTGACGGATGGCTGCCAAGGTGACTTGGCCCAGGCCACTCGGATGACCCGCCGGGCAGTCCTCGAAGGGGGAATGGATCCCGAAGTGGGATTGGTGAACGTGACGCTGGCCGCGCGGGAAGGGTGGGACGACAGGATCACCGCTCGTGTGGCCGCCTGGATTGAGGAAGGTCATAGCCGCGCGTTGGAGGTGCTGAGCGCGAACCGGAAGGCCTGGGAGGGCTTGGTGGAACTGCTTCTGGACAAGGAGTCCCTCGAGGGCGAGGACCTGGGGACGCTCCTGAAGGATGTGGGACCTTGCCGGTGCGTATCGACGAAGTAG
- a CDS encoding GNAT family N-acetyltransferase translates to MFVRPGQLEDVAPVMALIRRVVPLMRAAGNLQWDDTYPNPEVFTQDVQRANLWVAEEDGRLAGVAAITMDQEPEYADVGLDPDEPAIVVHRLAVDPGFRGRGVAEALMLRAEDLARERGIKALRLDTNTENPATRRLFPKLGYVLVGEIGLSFRPGRRFLCYEKRL, encoded by the coding sequence ATGTTCGTGCGCCCAGGCCAGCTTGAGGACGTAGCCCCCGTCATGGCCCTGATCCGCCGCGTCGTGCCCCTGATGCGGGCGGCCGGCAACCTCCAGTGGGACGACACCTACCCCAACCCGGAGGTCTTCACCCAGGACGTCCAGCGGGCAAACCTCTGGGTTGCCGAGGAGGACGGTCGCCTCGCCGGTGTGGCCGCCATCACCATGGATCAGGAACCGGAATACGCCGACGTGGGCCTGGACCCGGACGAGCCCGCCATCGTGGTGCACCGCCTGGCGGTGGATCCCGGGTTCCGGGGCCGCGGCGTGGCGGAGGCGCTGATGCTCCGGGCGGAGGACCTGGCCCGGGAGCGTGGGATCAAGGCGCTGAGGCTGGACACCAATACCGAGAACCCGGCGACCCGGCGGCTGTTTCCCAAACTGGGTTACGTGCTGGTGGGAGAGATCGGGCTGAGCTTCCGGCCGGGGCGGCGGTTCCTTTGCTATGAGAAGCGGCTATAG
- a CDS encoding VOC family protein, with product MSDPNTLKNCIVWADIPVKDLDRAAGFYRDVLALGVHREESGPTPFCVFQHDQGNGGCLVLQPGDVSASGMLTYFNVDGRIREALALVEAKGGHVLQPLHGIGPHGFRAVILDSEGNRIALHSQVDA from the coding sequence ATGAGCGACCCGAACACCCTCAAGAACTGCATCGTCTGGGCCGACATCCCCGTCAAGGACCTGGACCGCGCCGCCGGCTTCTACCGCGACGTGCTCGCCCTCGGCGTCCACCGGGAAGAATCCGGCCCCACCCCCTTCTGCGTCTTCCAGCACGACCAGGGCAACGGCGGCTGCCTCGTGCTCCAGCCCGGGGACGTGAGCGCCTCCGGCATGCTCACCTATTTCAACGTGGACGGCCGCATCCGCGAGGCCCTGGCCCTCGTCGAAGCCAAGGGCGGCCACGTGCTGCAGCCCCTGCACGGCATCGGCCCCCACGGCTTCCGCGCCGTCATCCTGGACAGCGAGGGCAACCGCATCGCCTTGCATTCCCAGGTGGACGCGTAG
- a CDS encoding serine/threonine-protein kinase translates to MFSRSLTSRILKDAQAQGILGEDRPEGPASGQGASAYWGDKLASLVASGDLPEGLLHSLAWDAIGREAGSWVDPLFKGPAPVGELQGLGDRYRDLVLLGEGATARVFKAMDSLLQRQVAIKVLKDPDGPTLDEARAQAQVEHPNVCRIYEVGKGFLVMQLVDGPTLAGVASGLGMEEKVRIVRDIALGVHAAHQKGLIHLDLKLNNVLVETGEDGSLHPTIGDFGMVRGQTPDGSGACPMGTPPYTSPEQLAREVSQLGRATDVYALGVILYVLLSGRIPFEARDFDGLLAAMAQAPPVPLRQRSPEVPPDLARIVHRCMEKRPGDRYATARELAEDLDRFLRAEPVRAMGTSRLYRLSKWVRRNRKVQWVGALGLVLLVGTVIPLTRHAAFISQQADWDHHFQRIVEDLRGELDRIHRLPFHAIDAEVDQARGALKVIEQTLAKGGASAQGPGLMALGQAHLLLGAEETEAAAYFQKAWDGGYRTEAARSWLALALVAQYQTRLQDQAMEGDRAALLRKREEAIRRYLVPARSLLRGRGSTDQARLAHLVDLAETSVQGNARMEDRVRMARAYRAQFPSDLDAMFEEAEALVDQADDLAYKAARDSAVWPPECSSHVEPLRQQALDLLLEIRRVAPSHPRVYAALAGAFWTQDTCPTERTAPPSRLLGQARYWLDLGMRVSATDPHLVEGQARFLGSTAVVHRLERGLDPSPILQELRTLIQASEHPPSRRNLRALTFALLSYGSYCEAYGQSGLEAGLLGWNTLRNHEPGDDYVAPMGCHAGSMLLETGGDPTEILEAVAANRQASGVFNGHYRVLADLLLASYAHQTGGDPREALARAEATFGSLPANAALWPDEDMMILLRKAECLDSPAAWEALENRLSREPASPDGSGANQRYLQLIDAELAAARRRLETGRDPGPWLERAKAQETFFLKQPEVPGFMLMSRATRLYLQGRTPSGGIAELLEGLRLSDQACRTLGPMSPGDVAGDTRRRSRLGEICREGKGRSLRLRGEILLALAQAEPSPAARARRAREAAEAFRQALRANRNLQRSLLPLLEQARALTSEGPLARP, encoded by the coding sequence ATGTTCTCCCGATCCCTGACCTCCCGCATCCTCAAGGACGCCCAAGCCCAGGGCATCCTGGGGGAGGACCGCCCGGAGGGCCCGGCATCGGGTCAGGGCGCTTCGGCCTACTGGGGGGACAAACTGGCCTCCCTGGTGGCCTCGGGGGACCTGCCCGAGGGGCTTCTCCATTCCCTGGCCTGGGACGCCATCGGACGGGAGGCGGGCTCCTGGGTGGATCCCCTCTTCAAGGGGCCGGCGCCCGTGGGGGAACTGCAGGGCCTGGGCGACCGGTACCGGGACCTGGTGCTCCTGGGGGAGGGCGCGACGGCGCGGGTCTTCAAGGCCATGGATTCGCTGCTCCAGCGCCAGGTGGCCATCAAGGTGCTGAAGGATCCGGACGGGCCCACCCTGGACGAGGCCCGGGCCCAGGCCCAGGTGGAGCATCCCAATGTCTGCCGCATCTACGAAGTGGGGAAAGGCTTCCTGGTCATGCAGCTGGTGGACGGGCCCACCCTGGCCGGCGTGGCCTCGGGCCTCGGGATGGAGGAGAAGGTCCGCATCGTGCGGGACATCGCCTTGGGCGTGCACGCCGCCCACCAGAAGGGGCTCATCCACCTGGATCTCAAGCTGAACAACGTGCTGGTGGAAACCGGCGAGGACGGCAGCCTCCATCCCACCATCGGCGACTTCGGCATGGTGAGGGGCCAGACCCCGGACGGAAGCGGCGCCTGCCCCATGGGAACGCCGCCCTACACCAGCCCCGAACAGCTCGCCCGCGAGGTCTCCCAGCTGGGCCGCGCCACGGACGTCTACGCCCTGGGCGTCATCCTCTACGTCCTGCTTTCGGGCAGGATCCCCTTCGAGGCCCGGGACTTCGACGGCCTGCTGGCAGCGATGGCCCAGGCCCCGCCCGTGCCCCTGCGCCAGCGGAGCCCGGAGGTGCCCCCGGATCTGGCCCGCATCGTGCACCGGTGCATGGAAAAGCGTCCCGGGGACCGCTACGCCACCGCACGGGAATTGGCGGAGGACCTGGACCGCTTCCTGAGGGCCGAACCGGTGCGGGCCATGGGGACCAGCCGCCTCTACCGCCTGAGCAAGTGGGTCCGGCGCAACCGCAAGGTCCAGTGGGTGGGGGCCCTCGGTCTCGTCCTCCTGGTGGGCACGGTCATCCCCCTCACCCGCCACGCGGCCTTCATCTCCCAACAGGCGGACTGGGACCACCACTTCCAGCGCATCGTGGAGGATCTGCGGGGCGAACTGGACCGCATCCACCGGCTGCCCTTCCATGCCATCGATGCCGAAGTGGACCAGGCCCGCGGGGCCCTGAAGGTGATCGAGCAGACCCTGGCCAAGGGGGGCGCATCGGCCCAGGGCCCCGGCCTGATGGCCCTCGGCCAGGCCCATCTGCTTCTTGGCGCGGAGGAGACGGAAGCGGCCGCCTACTTCCAGAAGGCCTGGGACGGAGGATACCGGACCGAAGCCGCCCGGTCCTGGCTGGCCCTTGCCCTGGTGGCCCAGTACCAGACGCGGCTGCAGGACCAGGCCATGGAAGGGGACCGGGCCGCCCTGTTGCGGAAACGGGAGGAGGCCATCCGGCGCTACCTGGTCCCCGCGCGTTCCCTGCTCAGGGGCCGCGGAAGCACGGACCAGGCCCGCCTGGCCCACCTGGTGGACCTCGCGGAAACCTCCGTCCAGGGCAATGCCCGCATGGAGGACCGCGTCCGCATGGCCCGGGCCTACCGGGCCCAGTTTCCCAGCGACCTGGACGCCATGTTCGAGGAGGCGGAAGCCCTGGTGGACCAGGCGGATGACCTTGCCTACAAGGCCGCGCGCGATTCAGCCGTGTGGCCGCCGGAATGCTCCTCCCACGTGGAGCCCCTCCGCCAACAGGCCCTGGATCTGCTCCTGGAAATCCGCCGGGTCGCGCCCAGCCATCCCCGGGTCTATGCGGCCCTCGCCGGCGCCTTCTGGACCCAGGACACCTGCCCCACGGAGCGGACCGCGCCCCCGTCCCGGCTCCTGGGCCAGGCCCGGTACTGGCTGGATCTGGGCATGCGGGTCAGTGCCACCGATCCCCACCTGGTCGAGGGACAGGCGCGGTTCCTGGGTTCGACGGCGGTCGTCCATCGCCTGGAGCGGGGCCTGGACCCCTCGCCCATCCTCCAGGAGCTCAGGACCCTCATCCAGGCCTCGGAGCATCCTCCCTCCCGGCGCAACCTCCGCGCCCTGACCTTCGCTCTGCTCTCCTACGGGTCCTATTGCGAGGCGTACGGCCAATCGGGCCTGGAGGCTGGGCTCCTGGGCTGGAATACCCTCCGCAACCACGAACCCGGGGACGACTACGTGGCCCCGATGGGATGCCATGCCGGTTCGATGCTCCTGGAAACCGGGGGCGACCCCACGGAGATCCTGGAGGCGGTGGCGGCGAACCGGCAGGCTTCTGGCGTCTTCAATGGCCATTACCGCGTTCTGGCCGATCTGCTCCTCGCGTCCTATGCGCACCAGACCGGTGGGGACCCGCGCGAAGCCCTTGCCCGGGCGGAGGCCACCTTCGGGAGCCTGCCCGCCAATGCCGCCCTGTGGCCGGATGAGGACATGATGATCCTGCTACGGAAGGCGGAATGCCTGGATAGTCCCGCCGCCTGGGAGGCCCTGGAAAACCGCCTTTCGCGGGAGCCCGCCAGCCCGGATGGCTCCGGGGCCAACCAGCGCTATCTCCAACTCATCGACGCCGAACTCGCCGCGGCCCGGCGCCGCCTGGAGACGGGCAGGGACCCTGGTCCCTGGCTCGAACGGGCCAAGGCCCAGGAGACGTTCTTCCTGAAGCAACCGGAGGTTCCGGGCTTCATGCTGATGTCCCGGGCCACCCGGCTCTACCTCCAGGGCCGCACCCCTTCTGGGGGGATCGCCGAATTGCTGGAGGGGCTGCGGCTCAGCGACCAGGCATGCCGGACGCTGGGCCCCATGTCCCCCGGGGACGTGGCCGGTGATACGCGCCGCAGGTCGCGTCTGGGCGAGATCTGCCGGGAGGGCAAGGGCCGATCCCTCCGCCTGCGCGGAGAGATCCTCCTGGCCCTGGCGCAGGCGGAGCCGTCCCCCGCCGCCCGTGCCCGGCGGGCCCGGGAGGCCGCGGAAGCCTTCCGCCAGGCCCTCCGTGCGAACCGCAACCTCCAGCGCTCCCTGCTCCCCCTCCTGGAGCAGGCCCGCGCCCTGACGTCGGAAGGTCCCCTTGCGCGCCCGTGA